ACCTCTAAATATACTGTACCACATGTATATCATTGTCAgaggtagaaataaaaaaattaaaaaagcaaacaacaaaaagtaaagataataataatgataaaaaagtgaaaactaaaaagaaCAAGGCGACGCGAACGGCAGAAAATCCTGACAATGGATGTTATCTACCACTACtaccgttgctgctgctgctgctgcttctgctgttgctacttttttcctcgttttgcAGAATTTCAAAACCAACGAAACGACCTGCAGAAATTTTCACATCGTCGGTCACCGGTCCATATTTCGTTTTGTATGGTATGCACAACGCTGAACGATTACAACTAAACTCCAATTATTCTACAACGCGAAGCTCAAGAATCGTGGATGGTGAAAAATCtgcaaaagaatgaaaaaataaaaaaggttgGAAAAATGTCTTATTTGGGTTGATTTAGAAGGGGATGATAAAAAGAACAACCCGgaattgatgtttttttatcctttgttTTGCTTCTGCGAGACGTTCGCCATCCGGGTGGTCATTTTGCGATCGGGGGTTGCTCGGTTGAAGGTAATCATGAGAGATGGTGGTCAAACACGTCACGGAAAAAGCTGACCACTGTGTAATTATGACTCTGCGATGACCTTGACATTCTATACCTACAAGTACATACGTTGTGTTATATAGGAATAGGAAACAAACtaacatttttcatctccttttaGTTCGTCACACGTGTGGGTGAACGTTATTCCTATCTGTATACGAACGTAATACGTTCTATACACTCGATCCAATGTGTTACTTGCCCACGGCTAACTTCGTACCCTTTCTAACAGAAAATACATCACCCGCTACGTCGTTCGTTTCAATTGCTCCAGTTTTCCTTTTTACATCCTTTTCCAACCAGACTATACTACAGATACGTCTTCTTGCCTCTCTCCGCTTCgattctctcccttttttcttttttttctatttctttttcttccgttttttccattttttttttccctttttctcatattttatcTCCTTCGCTTTCATCTTATCTTCTGTCTTTATGTcaaaaagaagagaacgatctttttttttacatacattACACTTTCCCGGGCAAGTATTGCAGGTGCAGAAGTGGTGAAATGTAATTTCATGACGAAATTAAATTAACTTCAAGTAAATGTATGAATTTCGTTGAATATTTCTGAAGAACTGAAACggatgaattttcacaattataaactgtacatattatacatgtagaGCAGCTGTTTTATATGAGACcgaatataaattattaatcacGTAAAATAATAGGGTCAGAGGGTAGTAGGCAGCAGTAACTTAAAATTACTGTATTTAAGCCAATTAACTCCATATATGCAATTTCACGCGCAGTAGACGACGCGACGCAAGGTCGTGAATATgaatattacaataataaacCTAATTTACTTACCTTCGTGTCGTCCTATGCCTTTCTCATAAACCATCTAATTTCtttaggaaaatttttcacctcaagTTTcactaataaaataaaatcaaataaaattatgcaCAGCGTATACCTGTTGAGGTGGTCCTTCGGAAtatcttttttgaatttttatgccACCGTTTTGAGAAGCACCTTAATCggtacgaaatttttctttcgaacaaataaagaaataaataatcaactaaataaatgaaataaattgccGAAGAGTTGCGGTTCTATAACATATCTACAGATTAAGTACATGGGGTAGCCCGACTACACGTGAATACATGGCTATATAAATGTGAAACAGAGAAACCTAAACGTGACTCGAGTATCTACCTACCCGCGTAAGTACCGTACAGCAGCTAACCCtgggggtaaaaaaagaagggggagaaaaagaacgatttCGAGACCAGCGCTAAATTAAGTTCGGTATTAGAGACGCGATGCCGCGACGCGTTACATTTCGTGCCGATGGATGGATGAAGAGAACGCACAACGAGATAAAATGGGGGAAGAATCTTAAAACCCACTTTACCGCAAAGTTGAACGACGAGGAAAACTTTCTCTGCTATACGATCACGAGGTTTCCAGAAAGCTCTACACGTTTCCCATCCCTTAGACATCCCCCTTCTCCCTTGCCACCCTGCCCCTCTTTTCCATTCCCACGTTCTTctaggtataccgtataccatATCCACCACTTCTtgacgaaaaagtaaaaaatgaaaaagaaaattcataaaaaatcagaaaaaaaaggctcTTCAGAGGGTATTTTCTTTACCCGCCTCCACCCACATTCTATGGGAAaaatcttttccttttttctattatacgtgcccatatacatacagatacctgtactatgtatacatatgtaccctTATAGGATTTTCGCGTATTTTCGCTCTATATAACACAATCAATGTTGGGTATATAACAATTCCGATTCATCGTCCCACCGAATTTAAAACGGAAATTTCGCATTTAGAACAATTGCCTGATCTACATGAATTTAAAAGATAAAAAGGGAccaaagggagagagaaaagagaaccgAAGGAATAAtagattgaataaataaatagatacaaaaatatataagtatacgtatatgcatggGTCTACATGAATTTGTGTAGGTGTGGATGTATAAAAACTTGCGGTGTGAGAAGgaaaagaccaaaaaaaaagaaaaggagctTTTTTCCTTTAGTATGGCATCGGTTATGATATCCAATTTGTTTAAAAGGCGTGACACGAAGACTTTGAAACATGGGGGTATATGCGcattatgcatacatataaaatatgcAGTTATacgggggaaaataaaaatcaaagtgaGCGTAAGAGAACCATCAAAGAACTTCAGACCGTTTCAAGGGTAGTAAGTTGCGGGGATAAGAATCCATTCTACGCGTGACACTGGGTCGTTATACATACCATGTGGTACAATTATTGGACTTCGGAGTACAGAAAGAAttaatcgaagaaaataatcgcACACCTacctattttttattcgttttttcttttttctctgaagCCTGCAAGGCCCGCGTCTCTCATTGTCGGGTACTACCAGACTACAAAATCCTGCAGGGGGTATTTTTGTTCTGAAAgttgatagaaagaaaaagaaaaaaaaatagaccaagaagaagaagaagaagaagaagacgaagaagaagaagaagaagagacgtGTGATAAATGATATTACCCCAAAAtttcgagagaagaaaagcaaatgtcaccgatgatattttcgtcgtttgttcGTTTGCTCTTTTCCTCCCGTCTAacaatattaaaaatgatGGTTCTTTCGagtttgtaagaaaaaaatgtttccctTCGGTTTTTACTCACCGATAAAGCATCCTTTCCTGACGATCGGCCTCTTGATATATTTTGTAGTACATCgcgatcattattattcctgGCACCCAGAAACTGACGCTCGAACTGACGATAGCGTATGATTTATTAACTTGGAGACCACAAACGTCCGGATAGTTCATGCGATATTGGAGATGTTCGGGGGTTGTGTACCATCCGGCGAATATCGGTACGAAACTCACGACCGCCGGTGAACACCAAACGACACTTAACATCGTACCTAATCTCAGGTTAGTCATTATTAAGGGGTAATCGAGCGGTTGAACGATCGCGTAATAACGGTCGACGCTTATGCAACAGAGATGGAGTATGGATACCGTGCTAAAAAATACATCCAACGAGTTCCACACGTCGCACATAAAATAACCGAACAACCATTTACCCGATAATTCAACACTCGCGTTGAACGTCATAGCGAATATCGCCACCAACATATCGGCCAGTGCCAACGACACCACGAAATAATTCGTTATAACGCGTAATTTTCTATGTCTCATTACCGACACTATTACCAATAAATTACCGAACAGGGCGCATAATATTATAAACGACATTACAGAAGCTTTTACAACTTGCAATAGCACGTATTCGAGTTCGATTTCTTCCGTTtcggttttcaaattttcgatcttTCTCGTATCATTTTCCGAATCACTCTCTACATAGTTTATCATATTACTCGACAGCGAATCATTTGTTGAATTTAAATCCTCCGAATTctgcatcatcatcattatcatcacccCCGTTGTATTGTAGttgtattccatttttttgatttttgtctcttccttacgttttttatttgttcattcttCTTCGGATAACTCCGTAAGTCGTACCTTGATTAgtatctcctttttcttcttcatatcTCGTTCGCTCAGTGAATAATTGTCATCTTCTATCTCCCTCATATCCTGCAGCCGCAGGACGTCGATTTCATTCAAcatttcttcccttttcttctttctcttctacttTCTCCCTTGGTCTCTTTATCTCTGTTCCAGATTATCTGAAATCGCAAAGAAATCGTCGAGTCAAGTCTTAGAATGCATTAAAAATTACATACGTTTCATTGAAAGTTAAAAATTCctaagaaaaaagggaaaacttATTTGTTTCAAAGGCTTGATCGAGTAGTGAGATTATGCATTAAATTGAAATGTCAACAGAGAATATTTCAAGAGTATAtggaattatattataattatcacaaCATCGGGAGCAGCAGGAGAAGTATCAGTGGCAGTAAACAAGCAATTAACGATAGTGCTTTACGAACTCACGATATTTATCAACCTCCTCACTTCTCGATAATTAGGTACCTGCTCGTCGtttcgtgtatacctataacgtacagggtgagtttttttcaatcagttttcctttttttcttttagagaagcgacgacgacgacgacgacgtggcATAATTTGATGCTGTATGTCGacataaatttgtaaaaaaattctttttcattttttataaggaaaagagagagagtaaattaaattaaattaaaaccACAGCACGTCGTAGAaacatgaaatttttacgctCTCATTTGTGtacgtaaaaaatgaattacatGGCATTATAACGGTAACACGAATTATCGGCGTGTAATTTGAAAGATctgcgagagagaaaatgaaaattgaaataaaataaataaacaagtatacaaataaataaatagaaattcaAAACCCACGCGTGCGTACGTACCGCGTATATAAAAGTACATACAATACGTCAAAAAGCAATTAAACTGTCACCGCAACGAGTTTTTCCCATCTAGATATGTGTACATGAATACTCAACGGTTGTCGAactaggtatatacacgtacgtacatacatatgtacgtacacatgtaggTACATTGATTgatttgtaaataatatttttattaaacaTATCCGCCTagattagggtgggttgagaaattttttttttttttattttcttagcatgggggcagaatttgtaccttataaaaagagaaaatttttcaaatgtggaaaacattttgtacttgatattttgaggtagcccactcgtttttttaataaataattaatcaagtggggtacttccagcaaaaaaattgtttttttggtcaaaaatcatagaaaatatctacaaattgtcgattgtgattgggttttactcgttcactgttcaaaaattattttcctattatttttttaattcaagtataaaatcgaaaaattacatgctcttatttttacttaaaattgaagttgagtcggggagcccgagctttgctggagtcaggcaGCCAggagcgtagcgctttgttgtgagacgtcaccttggggctgagcagaggtgacgccccataacaaaccgcgcgcccgtggctacctaactccagcaaaactcgggtttgctggtgaattgagaaattcgaataatatttcgacccatgcatggattgtaatgaatcaaagtgggtctacgactaaaacccatcgatatgtcttaatttttctgctcccaacagcgaataattgatgattactcgatcgattgcatgagtaaatgattttggctttcagatttggattccttagctgattatacgtgagattacccttgaaaagccaaaaaaaaagcgatttttgagtgaacaaaaaatcgatttttgggccaaaagtaaagtagtttaagaATTGATTGcaatacacttttctgacgtattttgacctcaggaatccgaatctgaaagaaaaattgacctatctataaaattgaccaagttatcgccaattttcagctttttggggtcaaaaataaaaaattgattttttagtctatctgaatgtaatttgagctcaggaatctgaatccgaaagaaaaattgatctattttaaaaaatgaccgagttatcgtcgaattatcccattttttggcataaatttgaggatatctcgaagggaaaaaatcgtagctcaatttggacaacggattcgtgttcctgaggtcaaaatacgtaagaaaagtgccatacgatcaattttaaaaaataaaaattttgggccaaaatttgaaaaaatcgtaaggggtaccccttggaaaaatctcaaattttggccaaaaatttttattttttaaaattgatcgtatggcacttttcttatgtattttgacctcaggaacacgaatccgttgtccaaattgagctacgattttttcccttcgagatatcctcaaatttatgccaaaaaatgcgaaaaaatggggataactcggtcatttttgcagatagatcaatttttctcccagattcggattcctgagctcaaattacattcagatagtctaaaaaatcaattttttatttttgaccccaaaaagctgaaaattggcgataactcggtcaattttatagataggtcaaattttctttcagattcggattcctgaggtcaaaatacgtcagaaaagtgtattgCAATCAATtcttaaactactttactgttgggccaaaaatcgattttttgttcactcaaaaatcgatttgttttttgcttttcaagggtaatctcacgtctaatcagctcaggaatccaaatctgaaagccaacatcatctactcatgcaatcgatcgagtaatcatcaattattcgctgttgggagcagaaaaattataaaacatatagattggttttagtcgtagacacactttgattcatcgcagtCCATgtatgggtcgaaatattcgaatttctcggtctacgagggagcccgagttttgctggagtcaggtagccacgggcgcgcggtttgttatggggcgtcacctctgctcagcccccaaggtgacgtctcacaacaaaacgttactctgctggctacctgactccagcaaagctcgggctccccgactcaacttcaattttaagtcaaaataagagcatgtcattttttgatttcatactcgaattacaaaaataataggaaaaaaattctcaacagtgaacgagtaaaaaacaatcacaatcgacaatttctagatattttttatgattttttgctggaagtaccccacttgattaattatttattaaaaaaacgagtgggctacctcaaaatctCAAGTACAAAatgttttccacatttgaaaaattttcttttttcataaggtacaaattctgtccccatgctaagaaaataaataaaaataacgaacgaactGAAAGAttaggaagaagaagaaaaagaagcagaaaatCGAGGACGAAAATTACGCAACGATTCGAGCGATAAAACTAAAAGGAGTTAGAGAAGAAGGATATATcaggaaggaaaaagagataagaaaaaaggaaaaagaaaaacggaaatggCTGCTCAATCGTACCGATATCGCCACAACTACattgaggagaaaataaaagaatttatGCACGAGATACAcacggaaataataaaatacttgGTTTAAGAATTGAtagagagcagaaaaatcgatttctcTTTTGATTCTTTTACTCTCATCAATTTTACTGAAATAAATTCTTTCAAAGTCTGATTTAAAAGATATTTCCGAAAAATTGATgtctcgtttctctttttttctcaaatacaaAGCAAATTTCATGCATCAGCAGGAGAATTTGTAATCACATATGAATATCGCATAGAAAGCGAGGGGGAATTAGATTAAGGAgatatgaaaagaaatgaaatatgtaACGCAGCAGTAGACATGTAACGTAGAAAAGATGAGATAAAGTGAAAgcggaatgaaagaaatgtgtaaatggaaaaataaatgaaaatgaaaagtgaaacATGAAAAgtgaaggaatgaaaaaggatgataaaatatatcagGAGAAGACCATATATGCTGTACAACCGGTTgcaaaaaaacacagaaaagataaaaagaaggaaaatgaaactGTAGAGTGtgaaatacatacacatacctatgaatttttcacaaaaggTATATAGCTGTatagatacgaaaaaaattgtgaaaagttaaggaacaaaattgaaataaaaaaggataataataataataaaataaaataagataaaagaagagaaaagtagaGTATAGAATAAAGGCGCGAAAAGAGTCTTATTAAGTTTTTGAAAGCGCGCTTCTCCCCATTCCCCCCGACCCACTccaggaaaaatgaaattgaatcccATCAAATACACCTATATCCGTTCTGCAAGTTGGTCTGTATGTACAGATAGAACAACGTGTAAGTATAcgcttgaattttattttcattgttaaaGTAAAAAGAATTGCACGAATCAAAACCTGTGCGTAGCAAATCTatagtagaaaaagaaattgatatcaggaaaaagaaacggtaaAAAGGAACTCAATGAAACGATCCATTCCACAAGAATATAATTGTACAATCTGTGTTCTCGTTATTTTGTCttctgaattaaaaaaaaaattcaaataatccCTCGATTATTCTGCTTGCAGTCATTGTAATTATTTGCACATCTGAATACCCGCACGGATAAATATGAACTTGTGAAAGAAGTcgaaaaacaatgaaatatcTATCACATTTttataacgacgatgataatgacgatgataataatgatccTTTTGCGATCAAACTCCTGATGCAGGCTGGCAGGCAGGCGAGCACCAGGTATGACGATAATAAAGGAAAGGAGAGTCGGTAGCACTAGTTCCAGTTAACGAAAAAGACAATGGGTTCATTTTGATAAGGGTCCACCCCCGCAGCACTCCTGACGTAACGTAACTCAACCTCACCTCACTCTACCTGACCCAGCCAAACCCGATCCAACCTTTCCAACAAAACAGTGTCACGAGAATAATTGCTCCGATCTACCACTCCTCCTCAATCCCAAACCACCTCGCACCAACTCTTACACTAAATTGCAATTATGTCAAGAAACTACGACCCCCGACCACCTCCCTCCCTCACCCCATGTCAACCTCGTGGTCATTAAATCGCTCCaacattttctgttttcattttctttccgttttttttttctttaaattctttttctgtttctcacaCACCATTCCTCTTTCATCTCTTCCTAATTGTCATCTGCAAAACTCCCGTTATATCTTCCTCAATGATataaacgtatatgtatacatctctCCTCCTAGATCTCCTATCTTTTTCCAActtctttcttatttctcttattctcATCCCTTTgtttctgcattttttctGTGTATATGTCTTCCTATTTTTCGTAGTCCGCTAAATCCACTCCTTATATCCATGTATACTACATTCCCTCTTGAtctattgttcttttttttgtcctatAATCATAAATTCATctcgataaattgaaaagattaatttgttggttttttctttttcgttataCTCCCATTTAATTCAGTaggataatattaatattttcatgtacAAGTTAGATTGAGGTATACGCACACGTAGTTATGGTtcacgtacctatgtataagggtgtatattatacggatTAAGAGCGttgattgaaattcaattacctTATGGTACAGGTAGCTTTGTCGATTGCGAATTATCGTCGTCCCAACGGTATACCaataggtatgtaggtacacataagtatatacatataatgctCCGTCAGATTCTATTATATTTTGCACACGCAAGAGGgttgaaaagttttgtttcttttaatGAATTTCTCTCCAACGATTCATTTCGCAccacttttccatttttttatttcgaaaattttgattactccttgtttattttactttcgtttcatcgttctcctttttttttcatttcaactgCACTCGAAAGCAATCGCACAGtgtttaattaaatatttcatctCAGCCTCATCGTATTTAtgatatttaataatatttcgcgtcgatcatcatcatcatcattattattatcgttataatcTGTCCTGTTAAAAAGGTCAACGGTTATtaacgtgtacgtatttactctcgtttgattttttgattcactCCGCAGCACAACGATTTGAAGAGttaagagaaggagagaaaaagaaaatgagaaacgaagaacgaataaaaagaagtaaaacaaTTTGGTAACTTTAGTAACGTGGGGtggtaaaaatattatccagaaaaataaaaaattcaattttcataccCTAAGAATGCGTAATATCCGTTGCACTCTTTGTTTTACGTTTTATGTTTTTAGACTATAAAATCGGTTGTGAAAAACGCACGAAAATCCGTAACGCACGTTCAAGACGATCAACCCCCTGTTCAATGGATCAATGAATCGATCAACCGATcgtttatttgaataattattaattttctcctttgtatatatgaatatgaatACTTTATCAGAATGAATAATTCTACAATACGAATTAGTATTCTTCTCGATAGGAAACAATattcgtttccttttcttttcaaatttcgtttcttGTATTTTAAAACTTGCAAATAAGCTCGTGGAACGAAGAGGGTAaacttattgaaaaaaaaaaaaaaaaaaaaaccaacaaagagcaaaaaataatagaaaagaaaacgaaaaacgaaaaacgaaaataaaaaaaaaataaaaacgagatgGTAACGGATGGGGGAGTTTTAGGAGGTTTAACAGAGGATAATCATCGtagcaaaaattgaaaaaacaaaccaaataACACACCTGATGTCAGCAACAAACGACGTAGAGAACACACGCGGGTGAGGGTGTCGATACAACGACTGGCGAGGTCGTAGTGAGACCAGCGATGCCGAAGTACCTAGGCTCGGGGTTGGGGGAGGGTTTTGGGTCGGGGGTTGCTGGAAATCCTTCCCGCGCACCTCCTCGTTCAACCCCAGGGGCTGAGGGTTGCGTCCCCCCGTCCCCTGCCCCCCATATCCACCCCGCTCCGCTGATTTCATCCCACGCTTTCCGCGACGACTCCGGCGCGAGAGTCACGGGAGTCCGGGATGTTGTACTCCTTGTGACGACGCTGTACATGGGCATATACATAGATTGtattatgtgtacgtacataggttgTACATCTATATACCTGCATAGATTAAACGTGTATACGGTGTATTTTAACAAGAAATAAATGGGCTCAGAATTTTCAAGGTGTCTTTGTAAGAGAATGGGAGAACGGTGGCGGGTAAGAAGAGCTTTGGCAATTACTAGAGTCGAATATTCGGATGTTGAAATCTTTGAAGTGATCGaagctttaattttttcatctaattacgtacgtcggtattttcaaaaaaaaatttcaaatctataTCAATCAGATGACACGGGTATATGCATTGgaaaaaggagatgaaaagagtggagagaaaaatcctCTGGATAGTAGACGGTATATCTGGTTACCTGTacctataatgtataatattgaattttgttaaaATAGATTTTTCTATCTACAGACCCCGTGTAAAATTTATGAGCGTAGGATAATTCCGACTACtggtaatatacatacatagtaaGTCCTCGATTAAATTCTTTTCGTTCTTTGATCACGAGATCTcttgaaattaaaagaaaaaggaggcgaaaaaaaaaagatgaaggggttgaaaaaacaaagggaaaagaaaaaaagaccgcGTAGATTTTTAACGCGTTGGCTTAAATCAAAGTCAAAGAAAGTGATGAATCGGAATCGCGTGTGCGTACATGAGGATGTTCGTTCACACGATCATAGTATATTGAGTAGTAAATATCAAATAAGTATGCATTTATGCAATAGGTAATAATcagagatataaaaaaagaatttgagacaaaaaaggacgaacgaaggattaacaaaaataaaatgataggAAGTAGTAAAGGAGTAAGTGTGAAATGCTTACGTCGAGTTATCCCTCTAATCCCCTTGTTCTTTGTATAAATTTAGGGAGTACAGGTACATAATTTCCACTTTCATCCATCGTGTCTTCTCGTCAGAGTAACATAATCGACGAAATCTCATCGGTGTAACGACTTGAGTATATTTCACACACTGATTAGCTTCTTAAGCTTCGTTCCATCGCATCGTTGGTAGGAATTTCCctgtgaatgaaaatatacctGCATGTATTACGTATGATTTCACACGTTTATATTGTACGAAGTTTTCGCATTCAGTTCTACTAGCTATGTAGTTACAAATAGATAGATACATGGATAGACTTGTAGATAGAATAAGGGATGAAATTGTGGTCAGAATTCATCgttatgcatatatgtatat
This region of Athalia rosae chromosome 7, iyAthRosa1.1, whole genome shotgun sequence genomic DNA includes:
- the LOC105693684 gene encoding octopamine receptor beta-1R-like isoform X1, translating into MEYNYNTTGVMIMMMMQNSEDLNSTNDSLSSNMINYVESDSENDTRKIENLKTETEEIELEYVLLQVVKASVMSFIILCALFGNLLVIVSVMRHRKLRVITNYFVVSLALADMLVAIFAMTFNASVELSGKWLFGYFMCDVWNSLDVFFSTVSILHLCCISVDRYYAIVQPLDYPLIMTNLRLGTMLSVVWCSPAVVSFVPIFAGWYTTPEHLQYRMNYPDVCGLQVNKSYAIVSSSVSFWVPGIIMIAMYYKIYQEADRQERMLYRTKIPPAGFCSLVVPDNERRGPCRLQRKKKKRIKNRSKVAAALLNKHLQINGISAGLTSLPSVGQSSPEPAPEDPPIASSSKMKRERKAARTLGIIMSAFLACWLPFFLWYLITALCDTCQSGNIVVAAVFWVGYFNSALNPLIYAYFNREFRAAFRKTLESCCAAFSPVKLDIGHRNRKQDLVHSNASSELHVNNQLQRPSELTNVHIEACI
- the LOC105693684 gene encoding octopamine receptor beta-1R-like isoform X2, whose amino-acid sequence is MEYNYNTTGVMIMMMMQNSEDLNSTNDSLSSNMINYVESDSENDTRKIENLKTETEEIELEYVLLQVVKASVMSFIILCALFGNLLVIVSVMRHRKLRVITNYFVVSLALADMLVAIFAMTFNASVELSGKWLFGYFMCDVWNSLDVFFSTVSILHLCCISVDRYYAIVQPLDYPLIMTNLRLGTMLSVVWCSPAVVSFVPIFAGWYTTPEHLQYRMNYPDVCGLQVNKSYAIVSSSVSFWVPGIIMIAMYYKIYQEADRQERMLYRSKVAAALLNKHLQINGISAGLTSLPSVGQSSPEPAPEDPPIASSSKMKRERKAARTLGIIMSAFLACWLPFFLWYLITALCDTCQSGNIVVAAVFWVGYFNSALNPLIYAYFNREFRAAFRKTLESCCAAFSPVKLDIGHRNRKQDLVHSNASSELHVNNQLQRPSELTNVHIEACI